In Oncorhynchus keta strain PuntledgeMale-10-30-2019 chromosome 19, Oket_V2, whole genome shotgun sequence, a single genomic region encodes these proteins:
- the LOC118397730 gene encoding ras-related protein Rab-39B-like, protein MDILWQYQFRIILLGDSTVGKSSLLKRFTDGIYSDVADPTVGVDFYARSLDIEPGIKIKLQLWDTAGQERFRSITTSYYRNSVGGLLVFDLTNHKTFDHVREWHKEVSEHILPHNMVYILIGHKSDLNKDRKVTQDEAEQLAAEMGIRYVETSAKCNSNVDRAFQLLSRDIYELMKMGQITTRDGWDGVKSGLTTRVLYPGDEDIEVEPREKSCNC, encoded by the exons ATGGATATTTTGTGGCAATATCAATTCAGGATAATTTTGCTAGGAGACTCGACCGTAGGGAAATCATCTTTGCTGAAGCGGTTTACAGATGGAATTTACAGCGATGTAGCGGATCCAACGGTCGGTGTTGATTTTTATGCCCGTTCGCTAGACATCGAGCCAGGGATTAAAATCAAGCTTCAACTGTGGGACACGGCTGGACAGGAACGATTTAG GTCCATCACCACTTCCTACTACCGTAACTCAGTGGGCGGGCTCCTCGTGTTTGACCTGACCAATCACAAGACCTTCGACCACGTGAGGGAGTGGCACAAGGAAGTGAGCGAGCACATCCTGCCGCACAACATGGTCTACATCCTGATTGGCCACAAAAGCGACCTTAACAAGGACCGGAAGGTGACGCAGGACGAGGCTGAGCAGCTGGCGGCGGAGATGGGGATACGCTATGTGGAGACGTCGGCTAAGTGCAACAGCAACGTGGACCGGGCCTTCCAGCTGCTCAGCAGGGACATCTATGAGCTGATGAAGATGGGGCAGATCACCACGAGGGACGGATGGGATGGGGTGAAGAGTGGCCTCACTACCAGGGTCCTGTACCCGGGCGATGAGGACATTGAGGTGGAGCCGAGGGAGAAGAGTTGCAACTGCTGA